A window of the Cutaneotrichosporon cavernicola HIS019 DNA, chromosome: 6 genome harbors these coding sequences:
- a CDS encoding uncharacterized protein (Belongs to the cation transport ATPase (P-type) (TC 3.A.3) family. Type IV subfamily): MPGSASGAPLVPRRRKRRANKDPWWTRHIAKPLSVLNPATLMSRRRKPSTPRSIFINEKLPADYFDKKGRPLKSKVFSTNQNVTSKYTILTFLPRNLLEQFRRVANIFFLFINVLQFFPKFSTISPGLVILPLIVVLLITALKDGYEDIKRHQADRKVNHSVVHVLGGGDGQYVNVNPMEGKAKTFVRGIPLPKRKSKKAISAEMKANVDLLKSGNENDLERQHTIRSHVSTWDNDPEAGDNSKELGWQRTIWEDVKVGDIVKIYDNEPICADIIVCATSEEEDVCYLETKGLDGETNLKSRHAVPGISHLDSVQACATTQMRIDMEPPEVNMYRLNGAIVLLGEGGDVTHPVTLDTCLLRGCALRNTGWVIGIVAFTGDDTKIIQNSGRAPSKRSRVERQMNPQVLFNLLVLGIIAMICSVIAHVLEKKWTPQGAYWMLYNDTSQDNPNINGLWTFFNALITFQNIIPISLYLSIEFVRTVQALFIFWDHQMQYFKNGQKIRTTARSWNLSDDLGQVEYIFSDKTGTLTQNVMVFRQCSVGGKIYYGDEPEVTAPAKKAKPVEDTMSSSDDNSNSTGDVASLRRAEAVEIPPFHDRTLTADLNDLDSEQSRILHGFFVVLGLCHTALASESESGQITYKAQSPDEAALVQSAADVGFVFLGRDRNILRLKTPYAEQPDEYELLNVLEFNSTRKRMSVIVRKCDDQGMILLLTKGADNIIFDLLSKNDESQAALREKTDKDLQVFASEGLRTLCLAYRVLEPAEYETWAKEYHEAEVALTDREEKMEDVMAHIETSLQLLGATAIEDKLQDGVPETIADLKRAGINIWVATGDKLETAVAIGYTTNLLTANSNLIIIREGTHSIHDQLRDSLGAFFGDDLRRSTSLTHLETRHSTQLRRVNTGVQSLVGDDNGYRPGGFSLVIEGSALAQIFNDDENEDLLIQLALKCNTVICCRVSPLQKAQIVRLIKDSLGVMCLAIGDGANDVSMIQAADVGVGISGEEGLQAVNSADYATGQFRFLKRLLLVHGHWSYFRNGTMIVNFFYKNIIGIGILFWYMFFCGWSTTFVYAYVYLLFWNVFWTLCPVIAIGIFDRNADDVDLMALPELYRYSREHKYYNWPRFLYYLFEGVYQTAIGYFFIHYAYVTTTTRSDGWEVYKDEMSTTMAVAAVMYANLFSGLNIDAWSWWVVFAVWVGPFLIWVFTPIYSVVPPTTYFSGVYGNDIFLFRSAAFWFGWPFVTIMALMPRYLIKFAKQNIFPNDIDIMRLVRKYQPNVDPFTDPMLGGLLDRSRDNDNMSIGRVQSNAHLARRTSIVLEELTAPTEYVPATEYPPRQSTEYIGRPSIDSIHSRTGRPSIDSSRVRPSLESHGRPSFQSTRLGMAGGIRGSQVDMATGITREPSRGFGFDVEEGGVAIKRMQSSLSQQSAGNQRYTLRRLAVHNRQNNPTAPSPNRAFKSLRNRAGSILRGRNRSSTVNTSTSTQVSGDDFPQRLVPSPPRSP; encoded by the exons ATGCCtggctcggcgtcgggcgCACCATTAGTGCCTCGCCGTCGGAAGCGGAGGGCAAACAAAGACCCGTGGTGGACGCGCCATATCGCCAAACCTCTGAGTGTGCTCAATCCCGCGACCCTCATGTCCAGGAGACGAAAGCCGTCTACGCCTCGCTCGATCTTTATCAACGAGAAGCTACCAGCGGACTACTTTGACAAGAAAGGACGGCCGCTCAAGAGCAAGGTCTTCAGCACCAACCAAAACGTGACGTCCAAGTACACGATCCTCACGTTCTTGCCAcgcaacctcctcgagcagtTCCGCCGCGTTGCCAACATCTTCTTCCTTTTCATCAACGTCCTTCAGTTCTTCCCCAAGTTCTCAACCATCTCGCCAGGTCTCGTCATTTTGCCGCTGATCGTCGTCCTGCTCATCACCGCACTCAAGGATGGTTACGAGGACATCAAACGCCACCAGGCCGACCGCAAGGTCAACCACTCAGTTGTACATgtgctcggcggcggcgacggccaATATGTCAATGTCAACCCCATggagggcaaggccaagacgTTTGTGCGTGGCATCCCGTTGCCGAAGCGCAAGAGCAAGAAGGCAATCTCTGCAGAGATGAAAGCCAACGTCGATCTCCTCAAGAGCGGCAACGAgaacgacctcgagcgccaaCACACCATCCGTTCTCACGTTTCGACCTGGGATAACGACCCCGAGGCCGGCGATAACTCAAAGGAGCTCGGTTGGCAGCGCACCATCTGGGAAGacgtcaaggtcggcgacaTTGTCAAGATTTACGACAATGAACCTATCTGTGCCG ACATTATCGTCTGCGCCACCTccgaagaggaggacgtaTGTTACCTCGAAACTAAGGGTCTGGACGGCGAAACCAACCTGAAGTCGCGTCACGCCGTTCCCGGCATCTCCCACCTCGATTCCGTTCAGGCATgcgcgacgacgcagaTGCGCATCGATATGGAGCCTCCTGAGGTGAACATGTACCGCCTAAACGGCGCGATTGttcttctcggcgagggAGGTGATGTCACGCACCCCGTGACCCTCGACACCTGTTTGCTTCGTGGATGCGCTCTCCGCAACACGGGCTGGGTTATCGGCATTGTTGCGTTTACCGGCGATGACACCAAGATCATTCAGAACTCGGGCCGCGCTCCCAGCAAGCGTTCCCGCGTGGAGCGCCAGATGAACCCTCAGGTCCTGTTCAaccttctcgtccttggcatCATTGCGATGATCTGCTCTGTTATTGCCCACGTTCTTGAGAAGAAGTGGACGCCACAGGGCGCTTATTGGATGCTCTATAACGACACGTCCCAGGACAACCCGAACATCAACGGCCTCTGGACGTTCTTCAACGCGCTGATTACGTTCCAGAACATCATCCCTATCTCACTTTACCTCTCAATCGAGTTTGTGCGCACGGTCCAGGCGTTATTCATCTTCTGGGACCACCAGATGCAGTACTTCAAGAACGGCCAGAAGATCCGCACCACGGCCCGCTCCTGGAACCTCTCCGATGATCTCGGCCAAGTCGAGTACATTTTCTCGGACAAGACCGGCACCCTTACACAGAACGTCATGGTCTTCCGCCAGTGCTCGGTTGGGGGCAAGATCTACTatggcgacgagccggaGGTCACTGCTCCGGCTAAGAAAGCCAAGCCTGTCGAGGACACAATGAGCAGCTCCGACGACAACTCGAACTCTACGGGTGACGTAGCGAGTCTCAGGAGAGCTGAAGCCGTTGAGATCCCGCCATTCCACGACCGGACTTTAACCGCGGACTTGAACGATCTCGACTCTGAGCAGTCGCGCATTTTACACGGCTTCTttgtcgtccttggtctCTGCCACACGGCTCTcgcgtccgagtccgagagCGGACAAATCACGTACAAGGCCCAGTCGccggacgaggcggcccTTGTTCAGAGCgctgccgacgtcggcttTGTCTTCCTTGGTCGTGACCGCAACATCCTCCGCCTCAAGACTCCTTACGCAGAGCAGCCCGATGAGTACGAGCTGCTCAACGTTCTCGAGTTCAACTCGACTCGCAAGCGCATGTCAGTCATTGTGCGCAAGTGTGACGACCAGGGCATGATCCTCCTCCTTACAAAGGGTGCGGACAACATCATCTTCGACCTCCTCAGCAAGAACGACGAGTCGCAGGCCGCGCTGCGTGAGAAGACGGACAAGGATCTCCAGGTGTTCGCCAGCGAGGGTCTCCGTACCCTCTGTCTCGCGTAccgcgtccttgagccCGCCGAGTACGAGACATGGGCCAAGGAGTACCATGAGGCAGAGGTCGCCCTCACCGATCGtgaggagaagatggaggatgTCATGGCCCACATTGAGACTAGTTTGCAGTTGCTGGGTGCGACTGCCATCGAGGACAAGCTACAGGACGGCGTTCCGGAGACCATTGCGGACCTCAAGCGAGCCGGCATCAACATCTGGGTTGCCACGGgtgacaagctcgagacCGCGGTTGCCATCGGTTACACGACCAACCTTCTCACCGCCAACTCCAACCTCATTATTATCCGTGAGGGCACCCATTCCATCCATGACCAACTGCGCGACTCGTTAGGAGCGTTCTTCGGCGATGACCTCCGGCGCTCCACGTCCCTCACACATCTCGAGACCCGGCATTCGACCCAGCTCCGCCGCGTTAACACTGGTGTCCAGTCGCTCGTTGGCGATGACAACGGCTACCGGCCCGGCGGCTTCTCGCTTGTCATCGAGGGCTCGGCACTGGCCCAGATCttcaacgacgacgagaacgaggacCTGCTCATCCAGCTGGCTCTCAAGTGCAACACCGTCATCTGCTGTCGTGTCTCGCCTCTGCAAAAAGCCCAGATTGTCAGACTCATCAAGGACAGCCTCGGCGTGATGTGTCTCGCCATTGGCGACGGTGCAAACGACGTCTCGATGATCCAGGCGGCTGACGTCGGTGTCGGTATCtcgggcgaggagggcctgCAGGCCGTCAACTCGGCAGACTATGCGACCGGCCAGTTCCGCTTCCTCAAGCGGCTTCTCCTCGTTCACGGCCACTGGTCGTACTTCCGCAACGGCACCATGATTGTCAACTTCTTCTACAAGAACATTATCGGTATCGGCATCCTGTTCTGGTACATGTTCTTCTGTGGATGGTCCACCACCTTCGTCTACGCCTACGTCTACTTGCTGTTCTGGAACGTCTTCTGGACACTGTGTCCCGTCATTGCAATTGGTATTTTCGACCGCAACGcagacgacgtcgacctcatgGCTCTCCCAGAACTCTACCGCTACTCGCGCGAGCACAAGTATTACAACTGGCCCCGTTTCCTGTACTACCTCTTCGAGGGTGTGTACCAGACGGCGATCGGCTATTTCTTCATCCACTACGCCTACGTGACGACAACGACCCGCAGTGATGGCTGGGAAGTTTACAAGGACGagatgtcgacgacgatggcTGTTGCGGCCGTCATGTACGCCAACCTGTTCTCTGGCCTCAACATCGATGCCTGGAGCTGGTGGGTTGTGTTCGCTGTGTGGGTCGGCCCCTTCCTCATTTGGGTCTTCACCCCCATCTACTCGGTCGTCCCGCCGACCACCTACTTTTCCGGCGTCTACGGCAATGACATCTTCTTATTCCGCTCCGCAGCTTTCTGGTTCGGGTGGCCGTTCGTCACGATCATGGCCTTGATGCCCCGGTACCTCATCAAGTTTGCAAAGCAGAACATCTTCCCGAACGACATCGACATCATGCGCCTTGTCCGCAAGTACCAGCCTAATGTCGACCCCTTCACAGACCCCATgcttggcggcctcctcgaccgctcGCGCGACAATGACAACATGTCAATCGGCCGTGTGCAGTCGAACGCCCACTTGGCGCGCAGGACCAGCatcgtgctcgaggagctcactGCTCCCACCGAGTACGTTCCCGCTACGGAGTACCCCCCGCGCCAGAGCACCGAGTACATCGGTCGCCCAAGTATCGACTCGATCCACAGCCGAACCGGACGACCGAGTATCGACTCGAGCCGAGTACGGCCCAGCTTGGAATCGCACGGTCGCCCAAGCTTCCAGAGCACGCGTCTGGGCATGGCCGGCGGCATCCGTGGCTCGCAAGTCGACA tggCTACGGGAATCACTCGCGAGCCATCGCGTGGCTTCGGTTTCGACGTGGAAGAGGGTGGCGTAGCC ATCAAGCGCATGCAGTCGAGTCTCTCACAGCAGTCGGCCGGCAATCAGCGCTACACGCTGCGCCGACTGGCTGTGCATAACCGTCAGAACAACCCCACCGCGCCATCGCCAAACAGAGCGTTCAAGTCGCTGCGCAACCGTGCGGGCTCCATCCTGCGCGGCCGCAACCGCTCGTCAACCGTCAACACGAGTACATCAACACAAGTGAGCGGAGACGATTTTCCACAACGCCTGGTACCGtccccgccgcgctcgccataG
- the RAX1 gene encoding uncharacterized protein (Regulator of G protein signalling domain) yields the protein MQYHNEKAPAAGGPEYDLAPTAHQASGTGKGKRGSRYLNLKRLPTLQEVLDRRTRAPLDLFCFYIFLQRESSEDALDFWLDVQQHENLCKAYFKDLKRSGRSVDDDWPEFATYVRENGSYMAPLLDLASRETLPAARRSSELQRSSHPGVGTSKDAEHAYHEMHRQSTPSLRGTGRGRAGSIHSTRSAIENVRGSIRDWGKGRHSQLRAPTIFSRDRAIEKNALAESAERIYLRYLLPGAEHEIYLSPALRLTNVPVSTDGKISPLIPDLFHAQKIYIFRALEQDAFPRFLRAKAFGNLTPTSALIRLIVGLVILWGAFTLSFTFVFLDWSPNARRLYIIIPYFFAFNLLVAAYYSLSPLLALFSQSETVPFRFITVGEGYVRKLLLLRGLWIEALAILLTAIFTIIFSLVPGHRL from the exons ATGCAGTACCACAACGAGAAGGCTCCCGCTGCTGGCGGACCAGAATACGACCTCGCTCCGACCGCTCATCAGGCGTCGGGCACGGGAAAGGGCAAGCGCGGGTCTCGTtacctcaacctcaagcGTCTGCCGACGCTGCAAGAGGTGCTGGACCGCCGCACCCGCGCCCCGTTAGACCTCTTCTGCTTCTAC ATCTTCCTCCAGCGCGAATCAtccgaggacgcgctcgacttTTGGCTCGACGTCCAGCAGCACGAGAACCTGTGCAAGGCGTACTTCAAGGACCTGAAGCGGAGCGGGCGGTCGGTTGATGACGACTGGCCCGAGTTTGCCACCTATGTTCGTGAGAACGGCTCGTACATGGCGCcactcctcgacctcgccagccGCGAGACGTTACCCGCCGCCCGTCGTAGTTCGGAACTGCAGCGGTCGTCTCACCCGGGCGTTGGGACGAgcaaggacgccgagcacgcGTACCACGAAATGCACCGTCAGAgcacgccgagcttgcGTGGGACTGGGCGAGGCCGCGCTGGATCGATCCACAGCACGCGATCGGCAATCGAGAACGTCCGCGGCAGCATTAGAGACTGGGGCAAGGGCCGCCACAGCCAGCTCCGCGCTCCGACTATATTCTCTCGCGACCGTGCTATAGAGAAgaacgcgctcgccgagagcgccgagcgcatTTATCTTCGCTATCTTCTCCCTGGCGCCGAGCACGAGATCTACCTTTCCCCCGCCCTGCGGCTCACCAACGTTCCCGTGTCGACTGATGGCAAAATCTCGCCCCTCATTCCCGACCTCTTCCACGCGCAGAAGATCTACATCTTCCGCGCTCTCGAGCAGGACGCTTTTCCCCGCTTCCTCCGCGCCAAGGCTTTTGGCAACCTCACGCCGACCTCCGCCCTAATCCGCCTGATCGTCGGCTTAGTCATCCTCTGGGGTGCGTTCACGCTCTCGTTCACGTTTGTCTTCCTTGACTGGAGCCCCAACGCGCGCCGGCTTTACATCATCATCCCGTACTTTTTCGCAttcaacctcctcgtcgcggcgtACTACTCGCTCTCGCCATTGCTCGCTCTCTTCTCCCAGTCGGAGACGGTGCCATTCCGCTTCATCACGGTCGGTGAGGGGTATgtgcgcaagctcctcctcttaCGAGGGCTGTGGATTGAGGCCCttgccatcctcctcactgCGATTTTCACAATTATCTTCTCGCTCGTCCCTGGGCACCGCTTGTGA